One segment of Pontibacter akesuensis DNA contains the following:
- a CDS encoding EH signature domain-containing protein, translating to MPTAKELLSFNFNPSALCGEAGSIIPVHINKIVEVRVDKLKSITERLGESIFPKINTSTIKEVSKKFKRLHNNRSQLTSNFNRRELRTLSHALSYREDKLDAIINLQKELEVALELLDKNWRDSYLFGLLYCYLTSWESKNKSSFEALAGFIYYKLNDYEGNRKALTSLKSNVKYFDKQRGDIDLGYTLAVLKVPILNAATFLGLPESWFSCSFFTKVILSYFEKNRSNLDTVIDELFRAMEQHSNNTKGTKANKLITSNIIVLCNEVHYEHLQDKVKDFAFRLVGDPGVASNWAPYQNALDTEKEILKEGRNILNEWVTKQFINVFFDKCINDIRRKRFWLQYAKKINSFKVYGPKHVRDLLKSDERIAEYVHARFQTVSSNRNTSAFLFMLGDYKMIEFSDPGYAFYAYKRSNTYAPSFDSKAYQSVDLFRNGSMPMLVYRTGYEMNHFSDEGRLSHNDGDLMWETVFNEWIRRKVGVHV from the coding sequence ATGCCCACCGCTAAAGAGCTCCTATCATTTAATTTCAATCCTTCTGCTTTGTGTGGAGAGGCCGGAAGTATTATTCCTGTACACATTAATAAAATTGTTGAAGTAAGAGTAGACAAGCTGAAATCTATCACTGAAAGATTAGGAGAAAGTATATTTCCTAAAATTAATACTTCAACTATAAAAGAGGTTTCGAAAAAGTTTAAACGGTTACACAACAATAGAAGTCAACTCACAAGTAACTTCAATAGAAGGGAGCTCAGAACATTATCTCATGCTTTAAGCTATAGGGAGGATAAATTGGATGCTATCATCAATTTGCAGAAGGAGCTGGAGGTAGCGCTAGAACTTCTTGACAAAAATTGGCGAGATTCATACCTATTCGGACTTTTATACTGCTACTTAACAAGCTGGGAGTCGAAGAATAAAAGCTCCTTTGAGGCTTTAGCGGGTTTTATTTATTACAAGCTAAATGACTATGAAGGGAATAGAAAAGCGCTTACATCACTAAAATCTAATGTCAAGTATTTCGATAAACAGAGAGGAGACATTGACTTAGGCTATACACTAGCAGTATTGAAGGTTCCCATACTAAATGCTGCAACTTTTCTAGGTTTGCCAGAAAGTTGGTTCTCTTGTTCCTTCTTTACTAAAGTAATCTTAAGCTACTTCGAAAAGAACAGATCTAATCTTGATACAGTTATTGATGAGCTTTTCCGTGCTATGGAGCAACATAGCAATAACACAAAAGGAACTAAAGCAAACAAGCTTATAACTAGTAATATAATTGTACTCTGTAATGAAGTTCATTACGAACATTTACAAGATAAAGTAAAAGATTTCGCATTTAGGCTTGTTGGTGATCCAGGAGTCGCTTCTAACTGGGCTCCTTATCAAAATGCGCTGGATACTGAAAAGGAAATTTTGAAAGAGGGTAGAAACATATTGAATGAGTGGGTTACAAAGCAGTTCATTAATGTGTTTTTTGATAAATGTATCAATGACATAAGGAGAAAAAGATTCTGGTTGCAGTATGCGAAGAAGATAAACTCCTTCAAAGTATATGGTCCTAAACATGTAAGAGATTTACTTAAATCGGATGAAAGGATCGCTGAATATGTACATGCAAGATTCCAAACTGTCTCAAGTAACAGAAATACCTCAGCATTCCTGTTTATGCTAGGGGATTATAAAATGATAGAGTTTAGTGATCCTGGCTATGCTTTTTATGCTTATAAGAGATCAAACACTTACGCTCCGTCTTTTGATAGTAAAGCTTATCAATCTGTTGACTTATTTAGAAATGGTAGTATGCCAATGCTTGTTTACAGGACTGGTTATGAGATGAATCATTTTTCTGATGAGGGAAGATTAAGTCACAATGATGGTGACTTGATGTGGGAGACTGTGTTTAATGAATGGATTAGGAGAAAGGTAGGAGTACATGTTTAG
- a CDS encoding type I restriction endonuclease subunit R: protein MSFNELNSVEHYIVQQLSGVNLNQPNWADAQAPYGFQWQYKPASAIARGVNEVLVECALREALIRINPEIAQSPDRADEVIYKLRAILITVNQVGLVKANESFAEWLTGEKTMPFGENNRHVPVRLIDFDNPQSNSFIITNQYRIHHHETKIPDIVLLINGIPVVVGEAKTPIRPAVSWLDGANEIHSVYENAVPQLFVPNILSFATEGKDLYYGSVRCPLDFWSPWRLEAEKDDLVKQMGLGKVGNELTDLLHPKRLLDILQNFALYTTDKKKRRIKIICRYQQYEGANKIVERVKEGRVKKGLIWHFQGSGKSLLMVFAAQKLRKMPELKSPTVIILIDRTDLDTQISGTFNAADVANVQPAESISDLHDLLEKDTRKIIISMIHKFRDAKPKMNTRDNIIVLVDEAHRTQEGDLARQMRAALPNAFLFGLTGTPINKVDKNTFWAFGSDEDEKGYMSRYTFQDSIRDKATLPLHFEPRLVDVHVDKETIDKLFKELKDEAALSDEEADALSKKAAKMSAFLKSPERVQTIVEDIVQHYKEKVLPHGFKAMIVTPDRFACIQYKEELDKHFVTEASKVVISTSANDEYEFKQKWATDKSQQEKIVDEFNDANSPLKFIIVTAKLLTGFDAPILQTMYLDKSLKDHTLLQAICRTNRLYPNKTFGCIVDYFGIFDDAAGALQFDEESVKKVITNLQELRNKLPEAMQDCLKHFEGVDRTLDGFEGLEAAQDAIKSVEQKDAFAENYKYLTQLWESLSPDDVLNSYQQDYKWLSQVYESVKPPIDNIGKLLWFRLGAQTTKLIHENIHVGGIGDLEEFILDAEVIDDLFKNPNSKKVKQLEKELIRRWSKYGGNPKFKKLSDRLEDLRDKAERGLVSSIDFIKELCKLAQETVQAEKDVESVTVQKSATAALTELFLELKTDQTPAVVERLVNDIDQIVKVVRFPGWQTTASGEREVQQSLRKTLLKYKLHKDQLLFERGYAYIKEYY from the coding sequence ATGAGCTTTAACGAACTGAATAGCGTTGAGCATTACATTGTTCAGCAACTTAGCGGTGTAAACCTGAACCAGCCGAACTGGGCAGATGCACAGGCACCGTATGGTTTCCAGTGGCAGTACAAGCCAGCTTCAGCCATAGCGCGCGGGGTAAATGAGGTGCTGGTGGAGTGTGCACTGCGCGAGGCGCTTATCCGCATTAACCCGGAGATTGCCCAAAGCCCGGACCGTGCCGATGAGGTAATCTACAAGCTAAGAGCAATTCTGATCACCGTGAACCAGGTGGGGCTGGTAAAAGCCAACGAATCATTTGCAGAATGGCTTACCGGCGAGAAAACCATGCCTTTTGGCGAGAACAACCGCCACGTACCAGTTCGGCTCATAGACTTTGACAACCCGCAAAGCAACAGCTTTATCATCACTAACCAGTACCGCATTCACCATCACGAAACCAAGATACCAGACATCGTGCTGCTCATCAACGGCATACCTGTGGTGGTAGGAGAGGCCAAAACACCTATCCGTCCGGCAGTATCCTGGCTGGATGGTGCCAATGAGATTCACAGCGTTTATGAGAATGCTGTTCCGCAGCTTTTCGTGCCCAACATCCTGTCTTTCGCCACCGAAGGCAAAGACCTGTACTACGGCTCTGTGCGCTGCCCACTGGATTTCTGGTCGCCGTGGAGGTTAGAAGCCGAGAAAGATGACCTGGTAAAGCAAATGGGGCTTGGCAAAGTAGGGAATGAGCTGACCGACCTGTTGCACCCCAAGCGTCTGCTCGACATTCTGCAGAACTTTGCCCTGTACACAACAGATAAGAAGAAAAGACGCATCAAGATCATCTGCCGTTACCAGCAGTATGAAGGTGCCAACAAGATAGTAGAGCGAGTAAAGGAAGGTCGTGTCAAGAAAGGACTGATCTGGCACTTCCAGGGCTCCGGCAAATCCCTGCTGATGGTGTTTGCCGCACAGAAGCTCCGCAAAATGCCGGAACTGAAAAGTCCGACGGTGATTATCCTGATCGACAGAACAGACCTGGATACGCAAATCTCCGGCACGTTTAATGCCGCTGATGTAGCCAACGTGCAGCCTGCTGAAAGTATAAGCGACCTGCACGATTTGCTGGAGAAAGATACACGCAAGATCATCATCTCCATGATCCATAAGTTCAGGGATGCAAAGCCCAAAATGAACACCCGCGACAACATCATTGTGCTGGTGGATGAAGCGCACCGAACGCAGGAAGGTGACCTGGCCAGGCAAATGCGGGCAGCCTTACCCAATGCATTTCTGTTCGGCTTAACCGGTACACCTATCAATAAAGTTGATAAAAATACGTTCTGGGCCTTCGGCTCAGACGAAGACGAGAAAGGCTACATGTCCCGCTATACCTTCCAGGATTCTATACGGGATAAAGCCACGCTGCCTTTACACTTTGAGCCGCGCCTAGTAGATGTGCACGTCGATAAAGAAACGATCGACAAACTCTTTAAAGAGCTGAAAGACGAAGCTGCTTTGAGCGATGAAGAGGCTGATGCGCTCAGCAAGAAAGCCGCTAAGATGTCAGCCTTTTTGAAGTCACCGGAGCGGGTGCAGACTATTGTCGAAGACATCGTGCAGCACTACAAAGAGAAGGTGCTGCCACACGGCTTCAAAGCTATGATCGTCACGCCGGATCGTTTTGCCTGCATTCAATACAAGGAAGAACTGGACAAGCATTTTGTAACTGAAGCCAGTAAGGTAGTTATCTCCACCAGTGCCAACGACGAATATGAGTTCAAACAAAAGTGGGCCACTGATAAGTCGCAGCAGGAGAAGATTGTAGATGAGTTTAATGATGCGAACTCCCCGCTGAAGTTCATCATTGTAACTGCCAAACTACTTACCGGTTTCGATGCGCCTATCCTGCAAACCATGTACTTGGATAAGTCGCTGAAAGATCATACGTTGCTGCAGGCCATCTGCCGTACCAATCGCCTGTACCCAAACAAAACCTTTGGCTGCATAGTAGATTACTTCGGCATATTCGATGATGCTGCCGGAGCACTTCAGTTCGATGAAGAGAGTGTAAAAAAAGTTATCACCAACCTGCAGGAGCTGCGCAACAAGCTGCCAGAGGCCATGCAGGATTGCCTGAAACACTTTGAAGGTGTAGACAGAACACTGGATGGCTTTGAAGGCCTAGAAGCTGCACAGGATGCCATCAAATCAGTAGAGCAGAAAGATGCCTTTGCCGAAAATTACAAGTACCTGACGCAGCTTTGGGAATCGTTGTCACCGGACGATGTGCTAAACTCTTACCAGCAGGATTACAAATGGCTCTCGCAGGTATACGAATCCGTTAAGCCACCCATTGATAATATCGGAAAGCTACTCTGGTTCAGACTGGGTGCTCAGACTACAAAGCTCATTCACGAGAACATCCATGTGGGTGGTATAGGTGATCTGGAAGAGTTTATACTGGATGCCGAAGTAATTGATGACCTGTTCAAGAACCCCAATTCCAAAAAGGTAAAGCAGCTGGAGAAGGAGTTGATCAGGCGCTGGAGCAAGTATGGCGGAAATCCGAAGTTTAAAAAGCTAAGCGACCGCTTGGAAGATTTGAGAGACAAAGCAGAACGCGGTCTGGTCTCGAGCATAGACTTCATAAAAGAACTCTGTAAGCTCGCACAGGAAACGGTGCAGGCCGAGAAGGATGTAGAGTCTGTAACGGTTCAAAAATCCGCTACAGCAGCTCTAACCGAGCTGTTCTTGGAACTTAAAACAGATCAAACCCCAGCGGTAGTAGAGCGCTTAGTAAATGACATAGACCAGATTGTAAAAGTTGTACGCTTCCCAGGCTGGCAAACCACCGCTTCGGGCGAGCGGGAAGTACAACAATCACTTAGGAAGACTTTGCTTAAATATAAGTTGCATAAGGACCAACTACTGTTTGAGCGGGGGTATGCTTATATAAAGGAGTATTATTAG
- a CDS encoding SNF2-related protein encodes MFSYSQDEAFSFFVLNEKGEKLPTITWQERQSDYLAQFSILNELVDNGFAIKINQTVQVEASQILQLTTIEKQLLGLPDAYPYEIYIQSAGQLNQKTFYFKYGFYDFAPNGNRFDTKRKGAIVDVEGIEYLLSANQYLICNSLDIFNSLPESDRSFQYNLKSFADIKALSDDTAVLLDSYLSSQSVHFPDKIKIDLNFENGILEVVPAIDIANKEGFVKAVDMFGTAKYIYNISDANRNTTRVVIEEQQRQELQKIKTKRRISSKEEIEEIIEHPEYFFDDELVDLSVFYGERVKEIGVYRPKFYPFVCPYKSEWIPGIVVKDKIDGEKKITFKTPVELAEFETEVFEARNIGKESFEWKGNAIPLQEAERFVRVAKEQFKNPKEPYQNDDPLNPGGNSPNGRVLIIKENAEFLEYAENSSHLEEIDHRFYGVHNLITSIHLKDHQKEGVAWLQSLYKENYRGCLLADDMGLGKTIQLLYFIEWHSQNYHHSKPYLVVAPVSLLENWENEYSKFFSPRNLHINLLYGQTSLSKRFKKEDIDSLQKKQIIFTNYETLRTYQLNICAVDYSLVVLDEAQKIKTPGTLITNVSKALKADFKIAMTGTPVENTLLDLWCIMDFSVPGLLGNAKDFSKQYQNPLKQPGVDVNELGEKLRNEIGFFIKRRLKRDVAKELPEKKTVIITKEMPLEQLQRYKAELELAQNADLEGVERRNQILKSLWAIRDISDHPYLINSQTQAYSSKELTSASAKLQILSDILTDVKSKGEKVIVFADRKETQKMLQKVVFEVFEVLASIINGDTPSTKRGEKNVKLSRQQTIDRFQAGNGFNVIIMSQLAAGVGLNVTQANHVVHYTRHWNPAKEEQATDRAYRIGQQKDVYVYYPMAVFPNDMVSEDGKKQESFDEILNTLLNRKKALATSTLFPTDQAELRPDEIFGDVFGVRGEKDLVPLTIEQVDKLNPNLFEAFIAALYAKQGYDVFLTPYANDKGADVVALKRGESVLIQAKQSKSSVGNSAVQEVFTAKKYYEERFGENLIPLVFTNSDFGQSAEILSLSSKVILKRRSDLIQMIKDSKVSIQDLNVLEFQRIKRI; translated from the coding sequence ATGTTTAGTTATTCTCAAGATGAAGCTTTCTCGTTTTTCGTTCTTAATGAAAAAGGTGAGAAGTTGCCTACCATCACTTGGCAGGAGAGGCAGTCTGATTATCTCGCACAGTTTTCTATTTTAAATGAATTAGTAGACAATGGGTTCGCTATTAAAATAAACCAAACCGTTCAAGTTGAGGCTTCTCAAATTCTCCAACTAACTACAATAGAAAAACAGCTTTTAGGTTTGCCAGATGCTTATCCTTATGAAATATATATACAATCGGCGGGACAGCTAAATCAAAAAACATTTTATTTCAAATATGGATTCTATGATTTTGCTCCCAATGGAAATCGCTTTGATACGAAAAGGAAAGGTGCAATAGTTGATGTTGAAGGTATAGAATATCTGTTATCTGCTAATCAATACTTAATATGTAACTCATTAGATATTTTCAATAGCCTTCCAGAAAGTGATAGATCTTTTCAATACAATTTAAAATCCTTTGCTGATATCAAAGCTTTATCTGATGATACAGCCGTTTTGCTGGATAGTTACCTAAGTAGTCAAAGCGTACATTTCCCTGACAAAATAAAAATTGATCTTAATTTTGAAAATGGCATATTAGAAGTTGTGCCTGCAATTGACATAGCCAATAAAGAAGGTTTTGTCAAGGCAGTAGATATGTTTGGCACGGCAAAATATATTTATAATATTTCCGATGCCAACAGGAATACTACTAGAGTAGTAATTGAAGAGCAGCAAAGACAAGAGCTTCAAAAAATAAAGACTAAAAGGCGTATTAGTTCTAAAGAAGAAATTGAGGAAATCATTGAACATCCTGAATACTTTTTTGACGATGAGCTTGTAGATCTTTCAGTATTCTATGGAGAAAGGGTAAAGGAGATAGGTGTTTATAGGCCCAAATTTTACCCTTTTGTATGTCCTTACAAATCTGAATGGATTCCAGGTATAGTTGTTAAGGATAAAATAGATGGAGAAAAGAAAATTACCTTTAAAACGCCGGTTGAGTTAGCAGAATTTGAGACAGAAGTTTTCGAAGCTCGAAATATTGGTAAAGAATCATTTGAGTGGAAGGGAAATGCAATACCACTTCAGGAAGCAGAAAGATTCGTTCGTGTTGCAAAGGAGCAGTTTAAAAATCCTAAAGAACCCTATCAAAATGATGATCCGTTAAATCCAGGGGGGAACTCCCCAAATGGGCGGGTACTTATCATCAAAGAAAATGCAGAGTTTCTGGAGTATGCTGAAAACAGTTCTCATCTTGAAGAGATAGATCATAGGTTTTATGGAGTACATAATTTGATTACTTCTATTCACCTAAAGGATCATCAAAAAGAGGGGGTTGCATGGCTTCAATCTTTATATAAAGAGAATTATAGAGGATGCTTACTAGCCGATGATATGGGGCTCGGTAAGACAATCCAATTATTGTATTTTATTGAGTGGCATTCACAGAACTATCATCATTCAAAACCATATCTTGTAGTAGCACCAGTTTCCTTATTGGAAAATTGGGAAAACGAGTATTCTAAGTTCTTTTCTCCTCGAAATTTGCATATTAATTTACTTTATGGCCAGACTAGCCTAAGTAAAAGATTTAAAAAAGAGGATATAGATAGTTTGCAGAAAAAGCAAATTATATTTACCAATTATGAAACTCTGAGGACCTATCAACTCAATATATGTGCTGTTGATTATTCATTAGTTGTGCTGGATGAAGCACAGAAAATTAAGACTCCTGGTACGCTAATTACTAATGTTAGTAAAGCATTAAAAGCCGATTTTAAAATCGCTATGACTGGTACTCCGGTTGAAAATACATTGCTTGACCTGTGGTGCATTATGGATTTTTCTGTTCCAGGTCTTTTAGGTAATGCAAAAGACTTCTCTAAGCAGTATCAGAATCCATTAAAACAGCCTGGAGTAGATGTCAATGAGCTTGGGGAGAAGCTCAGAAATGAAATAGGCTTCTTTATCAAGAGAAGACTTAAGCGAGATGTTGCAAAGGAGTTACCTGAGAAAAAAACAGTTATCATAACGAAGGAGATGCCTCTAGAGCAGCTGCAGCGATATAAGGCCGAGCTCGAGTTAGCTCAAAATGCAGATTTGGAGGGAGTGGAAAGAAGAAATCAAATCCTAAAGTCTCTGTGGGCAATACGGGATATTTCCGATCATCCTTATCTAATTAATTCTCAAACGCAGGCGTATTCTTCTAAAGAGTTAACTTCGGCATCGGCTAAACTCCAAATTCTGTCAGATATTTTAACAGATGTAAAATCTAAAGGTGAAAAGGTAATAGTCTTTGCAGACAGAAAAGAGACGCAAAAGATGCTGCAAAAAGTTGTCTTCGAAGTTTTTGAAGTTTTAGCAAGTATTATAAATGGAGATACTCCATCCACAAAGCGGGGAGAGAAAAACGTCAAACTGAGTAGGCAACAAACTATTGACCGTTTTCAAGCAGGTAATGGTTTTAACGTAATCATAATGTCTCAATTAGCCGCAGGTGTTGGGCTTAATGTTACCCAAGCAAATCATGTTGTTCATTATACAAGACATTGGAACCCTGCTAAAGAGGAGCAAGCTACTGATAGAGCATATAGAATAGGACAGCAAAAGGATGTTTATGTATACTATCCTATGGCTGTTTTTCCTAATGATATGGTGAGCGAAGATGGAAAGAAGCAGGAGTCATTTGATGAAATATTAAATACTCTTCTTAATAGAAAAAAAGCGTTGGCTACAAGCACATTATTTCCAACTGATCAAGCAGAGCTAAGACCTGATGAAATTTTTGGAGATGTCTTTGGTGTGAGGGGAGAAAAAGATTTGGTGCCTTTAACAATTGAACAAGTAGATAAGCTTAACCCTAACTTGTTTGAAGCATTTATCGCAGCTCTATATGCTAAACAAGGATATGATGTCTTTCTTACTCCTTATGCGAATGACAAAGGTGCAGATGTAGTTGCCTTAAAAAGAGGTGAGAGTGTCTTAATACAGGCTAAGCAGTCAAAATCATCAGTAGGAAACAGCGCTGTCCAAGAGGTCTTTACAGCAAAGAAATATTATGAAGAAAGATTCGGAGAAAATTTAATTCCTTTAGTATTTACTAATAGTGACTTTGGCCAATCAGCAGAAATATTGTCTTTATCTTCTAAGGTGATTTTAAAAAGAAGGTCTGATCTTATACAGATGATAAAGGATTCCAAAGTCAGTATTCAAGATCTAAATGTACTTGAGTTCCAAAGAATCAAAAGAATTTAA
- a CDS encoding OmpA family protein — MKRHQLYTEEPQNPFALSVGDLMASLLLIFILLLSSTLLRLQDEFENKSQIAERYTAIKADIYNELMSEFERDLQKWNAEIDPKDLSFRFKEPDVLFETNEYEIRDKFKVILDDFFPRYIQVLSKQKFRENIEEIRIEGHTDNRGGYYYNMELSQNRTRSVLNYVLEETMIEVGEKDWVKSNLTANGLSFSKPIADNQTEEGRNLNRRVEFKIRTNAEKQIDEILKFNVKD, encoded by the coding sequence ATGAAAAGACACCAACTATATACTGAGGAGCCGCAAAATCCCTTTGCATTATCTGTTGGGGATTTGATGGCTTCTTTGCTCTTGATCTTTATCCTTTTGTTGTCGTCTACCCTTCTTCGCCTTCAGGATGAATTTGAAAACAAGTCTCAAATAGCGGAGCGTTATACCGCTATAAAAGCAGATATCTATAACGAATTAATGAGCGAATTCGAGAGGGATTTGCAGAAATGGAATGCTGAAATTGACCCAAAAGACCTTTCATTCAGATTTAAAGAACCAGATGTTTTATTCGAGACAAATGAGTATGAAATACGTGACAAGTTCAAAGTAATATTAGACGACTTCTTTCCAAGATACATTCAGGTTCTGTCGAAACAGAAATTCAGAGAGAACATAGAAGAAATAAGAATAGAGGGTCATACCGATAATCGCGGAGGTTACTATTACAATATGGAATTATCTCAAAATAGAACAAGAAGTGTTTTAAACTATGTGCTGGAAGAAACCATGATTGAAGTAGGGGAGAAAGATTGGGTTAAATCTAATCTAACAGCTAATGGATTGTCATTTAGTAAACCAATCGCTGATAATCAGACAGAAGAAGGAAGAAATCTGAACAGAAGAGTTGAATTTAAAATTAGAACTAACGCTGAAAAGCAGATAGATGAGATTCTTAAATTTAACGTCAAAGATTAA
- a CDS encoding MotA/TolQ/ExbB proton channel family protein, translating into MDFLYRLFPYKSLFQADGNTLTAWWVLLIISIFLGFVIYLIYITKHLSNNLKKITESFSEESILSNKLFASVWNDYSHSFIEIEEGKRTDEYSYEYFNESNILSKSTNLKLINSIPNILVGLGILGTFIGLTYGISNFQTESTEQIKESIETLLAGMGTAFITSLYGMLLSLIFTVVEKIQVNSLHNSLHRFCYRLDRSYRITKEEERILELRRQETVLSDYFIFTDEHNNKVKPANLFRDLYEESRKQSEALQSFSTDLANLIEAGFEKILNDPDQGVTHELRCLKSEIENLGNKLQDPTTEMTQNIVKNLEASMSKMMEEFSSAVSGSTKSDLEHLSSMLSQAGSSLTDLPGKLQEMTENLGENFRGLQDVVEKITTQTLSQSENVTDRMRGQVDEMSEIIKERMGELQVGQEVLMGRQSENLHISDRLLSSFNNSIEKMNGLSAEVTNSISKFSKVQVELNSVSGQLRHISDNVVTSTNTFKNAQNEFSQHSNDFIRKNSETIQEIQKSLTKAKEVSADYADKFSVIENGLQNIFEQIEEGINNYRDTVGGSLETFLSKYSEALTNTASSLEGASTKQEEILEELTEQLSKLQMNRVKV; encoded by the coding sequence ATGGATTTCCTATATAGATTATTCCCCTACAAATCCTTATTTCAAGCTGATGGAAACACCTTGACTGCTTGGTGGGTACTGCTAATTATTTCCATATTCTTAGGGTTTGTGATATATCTAATTTACATCACAAAACACTTGAGCAATAACTTAAAGAAGATTACGGAAAGCTTCTCTGAGGAATCCATTCTTTCCAACAAACTCTTTGCTTCAGTGTGGAATGATTATAGTCATTCTTTTATCGAAATAGAAGAGGGCAAGAGAACAGACGAATATTCGTACGAATACTTTAATGAGTCTAATATCTTGTCAAAAAGCACCAATTTAAAATTAATCAATTCGATCCCGAACATTCTCGTTGGGCTTGGCATATTAGGTACTTTCATTGGCTTAACCTATGGTATTTCGAATTTTCAGACGGAATCTACCGAGCAGATAAAGGAAAGTATTGAGACTCTTTTAGCTGGTATGGGAACAGCTTTCATTACTTCTCTCTATGGAATGTTACTGTCACTCATATTCACCGTTGTTGAGAAGATACAAGTAAACTCCCTTCATAATTCTCTTCATAGGTTTTGTTACAGGCTAGATAGAAGCTACAGGATCACAAAGGAGGAGGAAAGGATACTTGAACTGCGAAGACAAGAAACAGTGCTGTCTGATTACTTCATCTTTACAGATGAACATAATAATAAGGTTAAGCCTGCAAACCTTTTTAGAGACCTATATGAGGAGTCAAGGAAACAGTCTGAAGCACTTCAGTCTTTCTCAACAGATCTAGCTAATTTAATTGAGGCAGGTTTTGAGAAAATTTTGAATGATCCCGATCAAGGGGTAACTCATGAACTTAGATGCCTGAAGTCAGAGATAGAGAATTTAGGGAACAAACTTCAGGACCCAACTACAGAGATGACCCAGAATATAGTTAAGAATCTGGAAGCTTCGATGTCTAAGATGATGGAGGAGTTTAGTTCCGCGGTGAGTGGCTCAACAAAATCAGATCTTGAGCATCTATCAAGTATGTTGAGTCAAGCGGGTAGCTCACTAACAGATTTGCCTGGCAAGTTGCAAGAAATGACGGAAAATTTAGGTGAAAATTTCAGGGGACTACAAGATGTTGTTGAGAAAATCACAACTCAAACACTTTCTCAGTCAGAAAATGTGACAGACAGAATGAGAGGCCAAGTTGATGAAATGAGTGAAATTATAAAAGAAAGGATGGGAGAGCTGCAGGTAGGGCAGGAGGTTCTGATGGGCAGACAGTCAGAAAATCTGCATATATCCGACAGGCTATTAAGTTCCTTCAATAATAGTATTGAGAAAATGAATGGATTATCGGCTGAGGTTACCAATTCCATAAGTAAGTTTAGTAAAGTTCAAGTTGAATTGAACTCCGTTTCTGGACAGCTAAGGCATATTTCTGACAATGTCGTTACTTCTACAAATACCTTCAAGAATGCCCAAAATGAGTTCTCGCAGCATTCAAACGATTTTATAAGAAAGAATTCAGAAACAATACAAGAAATTCAAAAATCACTTACTAAGGCCAAAGAAGTCTCTGCGGATTATGCTGATAAATTTTCTGTGATAGAGAATGGTTTACAGAACATTTTTGAACAAATAGAAGAGGGAATCAATAATTATAGGGATACAGTAGGAGGAAGCTTAGAAACATTTTTGTCTAAGTATTCTGAGGCTCTTACAAATACTGCTTCCTCCCTTGAAGGAGCATCTACTAAGCAGGAGGAAATTCTAGAAGAATTAACAGAACAGCTTAGTAAGCTTCAAATGAACAGAGTTAAAGTATGA